GGGAAGGACGAGCGCGATCCATTCCATGGCAGTGGTCACATACATGCTCAAGGCCTTCAAGAAATGATTGAGACCATTAGACCAAAGTATTTGATCCCTGTACACACAGAAAAATCGGATTTCTTCCAACAATTCCAAGGCTTAACTACGGTATTGACTGTACAAAGAAACAAACTGCTGAGATTGGACTAAGCTGTTTTGACAGATTTACTGTTACTTTTCCTCTGGTGAGGAAGTAATATACAATTAATGGGGATGATGGTTCTTCATAAAACCAGAAGTGCACAAATAACAAGAAGGCCGAAGTGCAAAACAAGATATGACTTACAATAGCGACTTTGTAATTTCTCTAGTGGAACCAGTTTCGGCATTAGCAGAAGTGGTGGACCTATCAGATCCTAGGTTGGTTAGACATCAAGAACAGGTAGCTTACATCGCCCTTGCCATTGCTGAAGAACTCAGGCTTCCAAGTTATGAACAATGTCAGATAGCCTTAGCTGGTGAACTTCATGACATTGGTTTTCTATCTTTGGAGGATAGGCTAAAGTTTACCGAGCAAACTTTTGAAGTGAATGAAACCTATAACCATGAGCTCATTGGGTACGCTCTGCTGCGAAAACTGGATCCACTAAAAGAAGCGGCAGACATGATTCGTTTTCACCACTTGCCCTGGAATAACGGGAAAGGCAAAACTGTTAACGGCATCGATGTACCTCTGGGCAGTCACATCATAAATTTGGCCGACAGAATAGCCGTTTCCATTGATAGAAGAAAAGACGTGCTAGGGCAGGCAGATGCAATAACTGAGAGAATCTCTAATTACTCGGGAACACTGTTTCATCCAGATGCAGTTAAAGCGTTCTTGTCTTTATCAAGAATGGAATATTTCTGGCTGGATGCTTCGTCTTCATACTGCGGACGCATTGTGCAACGTAAACTTGAACCACTCAATATCTGGTTAAACATGAGAGACCTGATAATGCTAGCCGAGGTTTTTGCGCAGATTATTGATTTCAGAAGTCCATTCACAGCTCAGCATTCTAGCGGCGTTGCCGCAACAGCTGGTGCACTAGCTCGTTTAGCCGGTTTTTCTGCTAATGAATGCCAGCTCATACAAGTTGCAGGATACTTGCATGACATTGGCAAGCTTGCCATACCTGGTAATATACTTGAAAAACCTTGCGAATTAGACGAAACTGAGAAACGCATTATGAAAAGCCATGTCTACTATACCTACCACACACTTGAAAACATTCACGGGTTTGAGACCATAAATACTTGGGCTTCTCTGCACCACGAACGACTTGATGGCACAGGCTATCCTTTCCACCTGACAGCTGTCGACCTTCCCTTAGGTTCAAGAATCATGGCTGTTGCTGACGTCTTCACAGCAATCATGGAGGATAGACCATACAGAAAGGGTATGCCTTCAGAAAGCGCTCTGGAACTCTTGGACAAGATGACCAAATCAGCTTTAGATCCCCATGTGGTTTCCATTCTCATAGACAACTTAGAAGAAGTAAATGCCATAAGAATGGCAGCTCAAACGTTGGCAGAAAAACGTTACCATTCTTTCCGCACTGAAATATCAAAATCGTCCCCTATTTCATAAAATGAAATAGGAGGAGTAGTAACTCATCCTTGCTTTTTTGGAGCGTTTAGCAAGAGAATATCGATAATAAGGAAAGGGGGAATGTGCAACATGGTGAGTTTGAATCCGGAACTAGAACAGAATGTCCTAATTGAGGTAGCAAAGAGGATGTGCATTGCCGCTAGAACTGCTCCCAAAGCAAACGGAAAAGATTTCTTGATTACCGCTATACTAAGCGGTGAAGAGCTAAAGCCTTTGCAAGAAGAAATGAAGCGATATGGCGAAGAAAATCATTTTCAGTACTTTATCAGAGATGCAGAAAACATTGAAGGAAAAGTGGTTGTCCTCATAGGAACCAAACTGAAAAACCCCGATGAGAGCGTAGAAAGTTACACATCTTCGGCCGTAGACCTTGGCATTGCCATAGGTTCAGCTGTGTCCGTTGCTGCCGACCTCCGGGTAGACAACCGTGTTATGTACTCTGTGGGAAAAGCGGCCCTAAACATAGGGATTTTGGGAGAAGATGTAAAAATTGCCTATGGTATCCCGCTAAGTATTAGTGGCAAGAATCCTTTTTTCGATAGGAGATAGGAGGTGTCAATAATATGAAAGAATTACTTTTGATTCCAGGTCCGACTCCGGTAAGTGAAGAGGTTCTTAGTGCACTGTCCAAGGAAACCATTGCTCATACTGATGACCGTTTTGCAAGCATCATGACAAGTGCTCTAGACAAAACAAGAAAACTATTCGGTGCCGAAAAAGGATTCCCTTTCATCATTGCAGGATCTGGTACCCTAGGTATGGAAATGGCTCTTACCAACATATTGAATGAAGGAGAAAACCTATTGGTCTTGTCTCATGGATTCTTTGGCGATCGTTTTGTTGACATTGGGAAAACTCTCGGTGTAAACGTGGAGGTTTTAAAAGCTCCTGCAGGCGAAACAGTGCCCTTGACTAGCATCGAGAGTACTCTTAGAAAACACCATTTCCACGCAATCACCATAACGCATGTGGACACTTCTACTGGAACATTAGCCGATGTGGAAACAATTGCCAACATGGTTCATGAGGTTAGCCCAGAAACCATCATCGTGGTGGATGGCGTTTGCGCCACCGGTGGAGTTGAACAGAAGTTTGATAAGTGGGGTATTGATGTCATTTTCACAGGATCGCAAAAAGCTTTAGCTGTACCTCCTGGTTTAACCTTACTTGCTTTCTCTGAGCGAGCCATTGAAAAAAGAAAATCTATGGCAAAAGTTAGAACCTACTACGGCGACATTCTCCGGTGGATGCCTGTCATGGAAGATCCACATAAGTACTTTGCCACGCCAGCAGTGAACATGGTTTACGCATTGGAGAAAAGTCTTAGCATCATTACAGAATTCGGGCTTCCGGCTTATTATGAAAAACACACTCGCATGGCGGCTAAAGTCAGAGCTGCTCTCACTACCGTGGGTTTTGAACTGGTTAGTAAACACCCAGCACCCACACTCTCAGTATTCAAGTACCCCGATGGCATAGAAGATGCTGCTTTTAGAAGTAAGCTTGCCGTTAAAGGAGTAATCGTGGCTTCAGCGTTAGCAGAACTTCAGGGCAAAGCGTTCCGTATGGGACACATGGGCAGCGTAACTGAAGATGAACTGCTTGTAGCTCTTAAGAGAATGTTGGAAGTATGTCAAGAACTAGGCGTTAAAGTGGATAAAGGTCAGGCGCTAAATGCCTTCCTGGAAGCATAATGGTCCAAAGCCTATCAAAAACTTCTTAAATTCGTAAGAAATGAGCTCGCACCAGACAAAAAAGGGGCTGGCAAAAACATTGCCAGCCCCTTTTCAAGTATTTATAGCTGCTTCATAGCCCCATTTCGTTCTTCCTAAATATCTTTGCAATCTCAGAGATGGTAAAAGGTACCAGAGCCAACACAATGATGTAAGCAAATTCTGTCGATGTGGGTGGAACGTTTTTGAAAACAGCAGCTATGGGTGGTACGTAAACCGTAACAAGCATGAGTGCAATGCCTATCAACGTAGAGTACGCCAAGAACCGGTTAGAGAACAGCCCCATCTTGAAAACATAACCTTCGAAGGAGCGAGCAGAAAAAGCTCTTATAAGTTCTGATAGAACTAGTACCATGTAAGCAATCGTACGTGCTTCTTCCACACTGCCTACCCTATTTAGGCCAATTACAAAACCGATCAGAGTAGCTGCAGTAATAGCAATACTTTGCACCGCAATAATCCCATAGTGATACCTTGTAAGTATAGGTTCCTTATGTCCTCTGGGCTTGGCACGCATAAGGTGTGGTTCCCCCGGTTCCATCCCCAGTGCTAATGCCGGGAAACTATCAGTGACCAAGTTCAACCAAAGTAGTTGTAGTGGTATAAGCGGAGGAGGAAAACCAAGCAGAATGGCAGTGAACATGATAAGCACTTCTCCTACATTGCAGGACAGTAGGTAAACAATGAACTTACGCATGTTTTCGTAAATGGTACGCCCTTCAAATACTGCATCTACGAGAGTGGCAAAGTTATCATCCATGAGAACCATGTCACTGGCCTCTTTCGCTACCTCGGTGCCTGACTTACCCATGCTTACGCCAATATCCGCTTTCTTCAGTGCGGGAGCGTCGTTAACGCCGTCTCCAGTCATGGCTACCACTTCGTCCCTCTTCTGCAAAGCTTCCACAATTCTGAGTTTGTCCAAAGGATTAATCCTGGCAAATATGCTAATATCCTGCACTGTCTGCTGAAGCTCTTCATCACTCATGGTAGCAAGTTCAGCAGAAGTGATTACTTTGCCTTCAGGGAAATCCAATTCCCTAGCAATGGCATATGCGGTTACTGGATGGTCTCCAGTAATCATTATTGGTCTAATACCTGCCTCACGGCATTTGTCCACAGCATCTTTAACTTCAGGTCGAAGTGGGTCCTTCATAGCTACAAATCCCAAGAAGGTAAGATCCTTCTCTATTTCTGAGTCTTCTTTGGGCAAGGAGCCTTCTATGACTTTCTGAGCAAACCCCAGTATTCTCAAGCCCTGAGAAGCTAACTCCTCAGATTGTTGTAAAATAAGTCTCTTTCTTTCTTTTGGCAGTGGTTTGACCTCACCATCTAGGAGCTCGCTGTTGCACAATGACAAAATCACTTCAATGGCGCCTTTAGATACCACTAGGAAGCGGCCGTCAACTTGATGCACTGTGGTCATGCGTTTGGTTTCTGAAGTGAACGGAATCTCATGCACACGTGGTAGTTTGTTTCTAACATCTTCTACGAGCCCTTCGTCCAAGAAGCTTATTAATGCGATTTCTGTGGGGTCGCCAGCACTGTTTGTGGCATCGTTGCAGAGAATCATGGCACGAAGGAGCTCCTCTTCCAGTGCCTGCTGGCTGACTTGTTCCTCTTCTACATACTTATCGGAAAACCATGCTCCTACCAAGGTCATCCTGTTTTGCGTCAAGGTTCCCGTTTTATCGGTGCAAATGTGTGTCACCGCTCCTAGAGTCTCCACAGCTGGGAGGTTTCGTACTACTGCGTTTCTTTCAGCCATATCTGCCACACCAAGAGCCAAAACAATGGTTACTACTGCCGGTAATCCTTCTGGAATAGCTGCTACTGCCAAACTTATAGCGGTGAGTAGCATGTCCGTTACGGAGGCTCCCTGAAGGAAAACGCCCATTGCAAAGACCACGGCTGAAACAATTAAGAACAGCACACCAAGCAAGCGTCCCAACGTATCCAGTTGCCGCTCCAGTGGTGTTTTCTCCTTTTTAACCTCTCGTATTTTTGTTGCTATCTTTCCAAGCTCAGTCTCGGCGCCTATTGCGGTAACCAAGACCTTTGCTCTGCCTTTTGTGACTGCGGTTCCCATGAATACCATATTCTTTTCAGTGGGTTTGTCGCTACTGGGATCTACCGCATCCTTCTTTACCGATACTGATTCACCAGTTAGAGTTGATTCATCCAAATAAAGGGAACGTTCTTCTAGAATGATGCCGTCGCAGCTTACCTTATCACCGGCTTCTAACACCACCAAATCGCCTACTGTAACTTCCTCAGAATCAATGACTTGAAGTTTCCCGTCACGTATGACTTTTGTAGTGGGGTTTGCCAGTTTCTTAACTGCCTCTAAAGCAGCCTCAGCACGTCTTTGCTGGGTCACCCCCAAAATGGCATTCAGCAACACCACAGCGATAATGGCGAGCGTATCAATGAGTTCACCGAAGAACGCAGAAATAACAGCGGCCGCTATAAGCACGATAATCAGGAAGCTCTTGAATTGGTCGATAAATTGTTGCAGTAGCGTTTCCTTTTTTGCCTCAGGAAGTTTGTTAGGTCCGTATTTTTTCTGTGCCTCAGCAACTTCTTCGCTACTTAAACCTCGTTCCAGGAAATCTTTGTTAAGTAACACTAAAGACTACCTCCTCTTTTCTACGGGATTAGATTACACAGCACAACTACGTTTCCTTTGACCCACACAATACACTTTTCAAAAGTGACATCCCTCAGCAAAAATGATACCAAATGATTAGCTTCAGTAAACCTATGTGTTTTTAAGTCAAACTAATAAAGGGTGAAAGTGACACATCACCCTCCATACATACACAATTCTGTTTATGTGTTTATTTCTCTAATCCTTCTGCGACGACTTCCACGGCTATTTCTAGCCCCTTCACAATGACCTCCAGAGGCATGCTCGCCCTGGGTGGTTTTGCACCTGCTGCCTGCTCTAATATGAACGGGATGTGAATAAAACCGTTCAAAACCCCGGGCTTATTATTTCTCAAGTAATGTGAGACACCATAGAATACCTCGTTACAGCAGTATGTCCCAGCCGTATAAGAAACAGAAGCAGGAATTACCTTTTCCACTAGTGAGTCAGCAATCTTCTCTACGGGTATGGTAGCAAAGTAGGCATCTGGTCCACCTTCCACCACAGGTGCATAACGAATTTGGTTGCCCTCATTATCGGGTATGCGGTAGTCTTTAACATTTATAGCTACCTTCTCTATGCTCAGTTCTACACGTCCACCCGCTTGCCCCACGTTTAGTACAGCCACAGGTTCATACTTCTCAATTAGTTTTACCGCCTCGTCAATACATTTAACTGTGACCACTGGTAAAACTCCTGCTACCACTTCTAGCCCAGCAATGGTCTTGCCTTCCAGCTGCTTTACAGCAAGCTCGGAAGGATTTACTTTTTCTCCACCAAAAGGCTCGAAGCCTGTCAGTAAAATCCTCGACATCATGGATTCCTCCTTTCTTCCTTAAAACAAGATTATGTACGCAAAAATCAAAATGGTGATCCACATCACCACAGCAACAGGAGCCTGCCGCTTTATAACCCCGAAATTGTCCTTCATTTCTAGCAAAGCCACTGGAACAATATTAAAGTTCGCAGCCATTGGACTGATCAGTGTTCCGCAGTAACCTGCGAGCATACCTAATGTACCCAAAATCGCAGGATTTGCACCGTGCATTTCAATAACCAAAGGTATGCCTATACCTGTAGTGATCACAGCAAAGGCAGCAAATGCATTCCCCATTATTATTGTGAACAAGGACATACCAATAAAATAGGCAGCAAGAGTACCCAAAGCATATTGCGTTGGCACCACTGCGGATATGAGCGAAGCCACCACCGCACCTACACCAGCAGCATTAAAAACAGCACCTAGCGCAGCCAAGAGCTGAGGCAACGTGGCTGCTGCACCCACAGCATCAATGAGTCTACGTCCCTCCTGCATGGTATTGCCAAAACCTTCCCGGAACATTATCATGGCGACGATTATGGCCGCTATAGATGCCAGCCCCAGTCCCATCAAAGCACCTAACTTTGTAAACTGAGCAACCGCAAACGTTACAATGGGTATGATCAGAATAGGTATAAACAGCTTGTTTCCCCACTTATCCCTTTGCGCAGTTCTGTACTCCACGCTTGATTCTTTAGCAGATCCCACTCTAATTTGCTTAAACCCTGACAACAAAGCCATAACAACGAGAAAAGCTCCGACTACGGTATCAGGAAGGTGAATAATCGGTGCCATGAACGTCAGCCCAAAAAGTGTCCAAAATAGCGCCGTGGTATAACGTGCAGGATTCCCTTTATCAAAAACTGTGTAAACAGATACAATGATAAGAACTAATCCAGTAAGAAAATATATGTTGTCCAAGGTAACTATGCTAGCCACTTGCATTCACCTTCCTTTCACTAAAATACTTCTGAATCTTTCGGTCCAGCATAAGGTACTGCAGAGTTCCATAGATGATGGCAAAGATACCCACTGGTATGGCATACCTTGACATGGTCAAAAGGTCCACTTCAATGCCAGCCTCTTTGAAAACGCCTTGAATGAGAAGTAACCCACTGGCAGCAACAAAGATATTCTGACCATAGAAGTTTCCGTAATTCTCAGAAGAAGCGGAATAACCCATTAAATCTTCGTAGAGATCTTCTGGTATTTCTTCAATCCCATACTTTGCCTGAACAGCGCCCGTGACCATTGGTGCCACCAAAGGTCTTACAAACTGAGCATGTCCTCCTAACCTCAGCCCCAAGGCTCCAATAAGAACCCTAAGAGCCAAGTACAAAGACATAATCCTTCCTGCAGTAGCAGCCTTTATGGAGCTAATCAGCTTGGCAGCTTGCTCTCTTAAACCATGTTTCTCCGCCAAGCCTATAGCAGGTAACGTCAGCACGAACAAAGACATGGCACGATTGTCTACAAAAGCTTTCCCCATAATACTTAGAATCTCCATAAAGTTGAGACCAGATACTAAACCCGTTATCACACCAGCAATTAGAACAATGAGCAAGGCATCTACTCTGAATACGAACCCTACGACAACAATCAAGATACCGATAAGCTTAATCACTCACGCTCACCCCATTTCGCATAATGTATGCTTCGAAGGAATAAAGGAGGTTACTAATTCAACTTTAGCACCGTGTGAACTCCATAACGTTATCGTAACTTGAAATCCAAGCAAGAACGTTCATCGAATATCAATGCAGAATCAGTCTTTTTCAGAATATGTCGGCAATAAAAGTAATTTTCGTATACGGTAATAGTAAGTATGGGGAGTAGCTTCCTTCCTCACAGTCAAAAAACAGCATTACTCAAAATACAAAGAAAGCTCGTTTACCAGGAACAGCTCAAAAAACCTTCCTCCTTAGTGGAAGTAAATCGTTTATTGCTTCTCTGCCCTCCCTATTATCGGAAACTCAAGCTAAGCGTTAAACATGGGCTTATCATTAACCCCGCGCGCTGCTCAGATGCTTTACTCGGAGCATCCCTATGACAGTTACCTAACTCGATTGGGCGTGTCTCGTTTGAAGTTCTTGGAAGAATCAAATACAATAGCCACATTAGTCAAACCGTCACTTTAAAGGAAGAGTGGCGGCAAAAATGCCGCCACCCTGTTCTTCATAATTCTTTGGAATTAGCTGTAGTTACTGCAATACTTCTCTAATAGCCCTCGCTATTTTGTCCTTGTCAGGCATAACTTCTCTTTCAAGTACGGTTGTATATGGAGGTGGCACCTGTGCTCTAGCAACTCGCTTTACAGGAGCTTTCAAGAATTTAAATCCCTCATCAGCGGCAATGGCAGCTACGTCCGAAGCAAAAGAACTATCCCTGTAATCGTCTAAACAGACTACCAATCTTCCAGTCTTCTCCAAAGAGCTGAGGATTAGTTCTTTGTCCAAAGGTTTTATAGTCCTCGGATCAACGACTTCTACGGAAATGCCTTCTTTAGCCAGTTCGTCAGCAGCCTCCAGGGCCATTGTGTTCGTGGATCCAGCAGCTACTACTGTGACATCTTTACCTTCTCTTTTTATGTCGCCTTTGCCTATGGGTACTAAGTATTCCTCATCTGGCACCTCACCTTTCACCATGGCAGATCTTATGTCATAGGCAAAGACTACTGGGTTATCATCACGTATGGCACTCTTAAGCAGTCCCTTTGCATCATATGGTGTGGAGGGATACACTACTTTGAATCCCGGATAGTGAACAAATAGTGAGCATATGTTATCGGAGTGTTGAGGTCCAGCACCTCCACCACCCATGCTCATAGCCAGGTAAGTAACTGGCACGCATACATCTCCCCCGGTTGCGTATCTGAGGCGCCCAGCAACTGAGATCATTTGGTCTGCTGCCACGTACATGAAACTCGCTGCTCCATATTCCACCACAGGTCTCATCCCTAATAGTGACGCACCTGTGGCAAGCCCCGTAAACCCAGCTTCAGAAATAGGTGTATACCTTATCCGCTCGAAGCCAAATTCTTCATATAGCCCTGCCTCAGCACCAAACATGCCCAACTCCAAGTTCTCACCCATCATAAACACATTAGGGTCTCGCCGGAGTTCCTCTCTTAAAGCTTCATTTATTGCCTGCACGAACATCTTCTGACTCATTACAATCCCCCCTCGTATAATATGTCTTAGAAATTATCAAGAAGTTTTTATAGCTTCTTGATAATAAGGTGTGCCTTTGCGAAAATTAATTTGGGTTGGTCTGGGGTCACTCTTAATCCCCCCCTGTAGCCCACAAATATGGCCTACTCAGTTAAGAGTGAGACCCCTGCGGTGCAGTACTAGTTTCTTACTCGTGAGCCGAGCCAGCAGGCCTTCCGGCCCCTGGAGTCAGCAGGCCAGGGGTGCACCCCCGGTTGTCCTGTCAAGCTCTTATCGCCCGCGAGGCTGTTAGGTACTGCACCCGCAGGGCACGCCCCTACTCCTGGCCAACTCAAGGAGGGATATCCGTTGGCTCAGGTCATCTTCGCAGGCATCGATGTCAGCACCTCTAAGCTGGACATCATTTGCATCGATGAAAATGGTAATCAGCTTTCTCCCGCTAGGTCTTTCCCTAATAATGCCGAGGGCGCAAATGAGTTGATAAACGCTGTAGTTTCCCTAGCAGCTAAGTCCAATGTCTCCCAGCTTAATCTCGGATTAGAAGCTACTTCCATCTTCAGTGTCCCACTCCGAGATTTCCTTATGGATGCCCCTCAGTTAAAGCCTTTTTCGGTCCAGGTGTATGAAATTAACCCTTCTCTTGTGGCTGGCTTTAAAAAGGCTTTCGGCTCCAGACTTCCTAAAACCGATGCTATTGACGCTTATATAATCGCTGAAAGGTTACGCTTCGGACATCTTACACCCTACAGCCATGAGGCTTCTGTTACAGCACCTTTGCGCCAGCTTACAAGGCTCAGATTACACCTTGTCGACCTCCTCGTTGAGGAGAAAAATCGGGCTTTGAATCTCATCTTTTTGAGGTTTTCTAATTACAAACAGGACAACCCTTTCAGCAATGCCTTCGGCAAGGCTTCTGTTGAGGTCCTGAAAGAGTTTACTCCTGATGAGATAGCTCAAATATCCGTAGAAGAACTGGCGGAGTTTATTCAGTCCCACGGAAAAAACAGGTTCGCTAATTCTGAGGAAATCGCCAGTGCCTTAAAGCAAGCCGCAAGGCGCGCTTACCGCCTAAACTCTAAAATGCAGCAGGTCTGCGAGATAGCTCTTTCCCTTACTCTTCAAAACATTGAGCATCTCAAAAGGCAGATTAAAAGCCTTGATAAGGTCATTTCCAGAGAGCTTAAGGCTATTCCTCAAACTCTCACTACGGTTAAGGGTTTAGGCGAGGTGTCGGCTGCAGGAATAATCGCTGAAATAGGCGATATCAAGCGTTTCAAGAACGAAGCCTCTCTTGCTCAGTATGCCGGCCTCACCTGGACCCGTTATCAGTCGGGCGATTTTGACGCTGAAGAGCGTCGTTTGACAAAGAGCGGGAACAAATACCTCCGCTATTACTTGGTCATGGCCGCAAACTCGTTGCGGGTGCACAACGAGGAATACAAGGCCTATTACCAGACCAAGTATCAGGAGGTGCAAAAGCACCAGCATAAGAGGGCGCTGGTATTGACTGCCCGCAAACTGGTTAGGCTGGTCTTTGCGCTGCTGAGCAAAGGCCAAATCTACAAGGGGACGGTGAGGAGTTAATTTTGTTTTTAAAACTTATTTGACCTCTTCTGTGCCAATTTTTCCCATACTAATTGGCTAGGGATATTATTGTCTTTTTTTGCCCTGATAATTTTATTTTCCAGTTTTAGGGTATTGACATATTACCGTGAGTCTTAATTTTATGATTGGAAAATACGTTAGTTAATTTATATTCTATCGCCGTTTTTAAAGTTCCTGC
The genomic region above belongs to Coprothermobacter proteolyticus DSM 5265 and contains:
- a CDS encoding IS110 family RNA-guided transposase, whose protein sequence is MAQVIFAGIDVSTSKLDIICIDENGNQLSPARSFPNNAEGANELINAVVSLAAKSNVSQLNLGLEATSIFSVPLRDFLMDAPQLKPFSVQVYEINPSLVAGFKKAFGSRLPKTDAIDAYIIAERLRFGHLTPYSHEASVTAPLRQLTRLRLHLVDLLVEEKNRALNLIFLRFSNYKQDNPFSNAFGKASVEVLKEFTPDEIAQISVEELAEFIQSHGKNRFANSEEIASALKQAARRAYRLNSKMQQVCEIALSLTLQNIEHLKRQIKSLDKVISRELKAIPQTLTTVKGLGEVSAAGIIAEIGDIKRFKNEASLAQYAGLTWTRYQSGDFDAEERRLTKSGNKYLRYYLVMAANSLRVHNEEYKAYYQTKYQEVQKHQHKRALVLTARKLVRLVFALLSKGQIYKGTVRS
- a CDS encoding pyridoxal-phosphate-dependent aminotransferase family protein: MKELLLIPGPTPVSEEVLSALSKETIAHTDDRFASIMTSALDKTRKLFGAEKGFPFIIAGSGTLGMEMALTNILNEGENLLVLSHGFFGDRFVDIGKTLGVNVEVLKAPAGETVPLTSIESTLRKHHFHAITITHVDTSTGTLADVETIANMVHEVSPETIIVVDGVCATGGVEQKFDKWGIDVIFTGSQKALAVPPGLTLLAFSERAIEKRKSMAKVRTYYGDILRWMPVMEDPHKYFATPAVNMVYALEKSLSIITEFGLPAYYEKHTRMAAKVRAALTTVGFELVSKHPAPTLSVFKYPDGIEDAAFRSKLAVKGVIVASALAELQGKAFRMGHMGSVTEDELLVALKRMLEVCQELGVKVDKGQALNAFLEA
- a CDS encoding calcium-translocating P-type ATPase, PMCA-type produces the protein MLLNKDFLERGLSSEEVAEAQKKYGPNKLPEAKKETLLQQFIDQFKSFLIIVLIAAAVISAFFGELIDTLAIIAVVLLNAILGVTQQRRAEAALEAVKKLANPTTKVIRDGKLQVIDSEEVTVGDLVVLEAGDKVSCDGIILEERSLYLDESTLTGESVSVKKDAVDPSSDKPTEKNMVFMGTAVTKGRAKVLVTAIGAETELGKIATKIREVKKEKTPLERQLDTLGRLLGVLFLIVSAVVFAMGVFLQGASVTDMLLTAISLAVAAIPEGLPAVVTIVLALGVADMAERNAVVRNLPAVETLGAVTHICTDKTGTLTQNRMTLVGAWFSDKYVEEEQVSQQALEEELLRAMILCNDATNSAGDPTEIALISFLDEGLVEDVRNKLPRVHEIPFTSETKRMTTVHQVDGRFLVVSKGAIEVILSLCNSELLDGEVKPLPKERKRLILQQSEELASQGLRILGFAQKVIEGSLPKEDSEIEKDLTFLGFVAMKDPLRPEVKDAVDKCREAGIRPIMITGDHPVTAYAIARELDFPEGKVITSAELATMSDEELQQTVQDISIFARINPLDKLRIVEALQKRDEVVAMTGDGVNDAPALKKADIGVSMGKSGTEVAKEASDMVLMDDNFATLVDAVFEGRTIYENMRKFIVYLLSCNVGEVLIMFTAILLGFPPPLIPLQLLWLNLVTDSFPALALGMEPGEPHLMRAKPRGHKEPILTRYHYGIIAVQSIAITAATLIGFVIGLNRVGSVEEARTIAYMVLVLSELIRAFSARSFEGYVFKMGLFSNRFLAYSTLIGIALMLVTVYVPPIAAVFKNVPPTSTEFAYIIVLALVPFTISEIAKIFRKNEMGL
- a CDS encoding DUF969 domain-containing protein — its product is MIKLIGILIVVVGFVFRVDALLIVLIAGVITGLVSGLNFMEILSIMGKAFVDNRAMSLFVLTLPAIGLAEKHGLREQAAKLISSIKAATAGRIMSLYLALRVLIGALGLRLGGHAQFVRPLVAPMVTGAVQAKYGIEEIPEDLYEDLMGYSASSENYGNFYGQNIFVAASGLLLIQGVFKEAGIEVDLLTMSRYAIPVGIFAIIYGTLQYLMLDRKIQKYFSERKVNASG
- a CDS encoding HD domain-containing phosphohydrolase; its protein translation is MTYNSDFVISLVEPVSALAEVVDLSDPRLVRHQEQVAYIALAIAEELRLPSYEQCQIALAGELHDIGFLSLEDRLKFTEQTFEVNETYNHELIGYALLRKLDPLKEAADMIRFHHLPWNNGKGKTVNGIDVPLGSHIINLADRIAVSIDRRKDVLGQADAITERISNYSGTLFHPDAVKAFLSLSRMEYFWLDASSSYCGRIVQRKLEPLNIWLNMRDLIMLAEVFAQIIDFRSPFTAQHSSGVAATAGALARLAGFSANECQLIQVAGYLHDIGKLAIPGNILEKPCELDETEKRIMKSHVYYTYHTLENIHGFETINTWASLHHERLDGTGYPFHLTAVDLPLGSRIMAVADVFTAIMEDRPYRKGMPSESALELLDKMTKSALDPHVVSILIDNLEEVNAIRMAAQTLAEKRYHSFRTEISKSSPIS
- a CDS encoding ferredoxin domain-containing protein, with the translated sequence MVSLNPELEQNVLIEVAKRMCIAARTAPKANGKDFLITAILSGEELKPLQEEMKRYGEENHFQYFIRDAENIEGKVVVLIGTKLKNPDESVESYTSSAVDLGIAIGSAVSVAADLRVDNRVMYSVGKAALNIGILGEDVKIAYGIPLSISGKNPFFDRR
- the pcp gene encoding pyroglutamyl-peptidase I, whose amino-acid sequence is MSRILLTGFEPFGGEKVNPSELAVKQLEGKTIAGLEVVAGVLPVVTVKCIDEAVKLIEKYEPVAVLNVGQAGGRVELSIEKVAINVKDYRIPDNEGNQIRYAPVVEGGPDAYFATIPVEKIADSLVEKVIPASVSYTAGTYCCNEVFYGVSHYLRNNKPGVLNGFIHIPFILEQAAGAKPPRASMPLEVIVKGLEIAVEVVAEGLEK
- a CDS encoding alpha-ketoacid dehydrogenase subunit beta, with protein sequence MSQKMFVQAINEALREELRRDPNVFMMGENLELGMFGAEAGLYEEFGFERIRYTPISEAGFTGLATGASLLGMRPVVEYGAASFMYVAADQMISVAGRLRYATGGDVCVPVTYLAMSMGGGGAGPQHSDNICSLFVHYPGFKVVYPSTPYDAKGLLKSAIRDDNPVVFAYDIRSAMVKGEVPDEEYLVPIGKGDIKREGKDVTVVAAGSTNTMALEAADELAKEGISVEVVDPRTIKPLDKELILSSLEKTGRLVVCLDDYRDSSFASDVAAIAADEGFKFLKAPVKRVARAQVPPPYTTVLEREVMPDKDKIARAIREVLQ
- a CDS encoding DUF979 domain-containing protein, giving the protein MQVASIVTLDNIYFLTGLVLIIVSVYTVFDKGNPARYTTALFWTLFGLTFMAPIIHLPDTVVGAFLVVMALLSGFKQIRVGSAKESSVEYRTAQRDKWGNKLFIPILIIPIVTFAVAQFTKLGALMGLGLASIAAIIVAMIMFREGFGNTMQEGRRLIDAVGAAATLPQLLAALGAVFNAAGVGAVVASLISAVVPTQYALGTLAAYFIGMSLFTIIMGNAFAAFAVITTGIGIPLVIEMHGANPAILGTLGMLAGYCGTLISPMAANFNIVPVALLEMKDNFGVIKRQAPVAVVMWITILIFAYIILF